The segment ACACCACCATGGCAGGAGAACAAACTGGTGGCCCCACCAGGAGCCACAACACGTGGTGACAGGAGAATGGGCTGATGGCAccaccaggagctccagcaATGGATCTGCAGCCCCACCGGTAGCTGGAAGACCACCATGGCAGGAGAATGACCCGATGGCACCACCAGGAGCTCCAAGAGCCCCACCAGGAGCTGGAACACCACAGTGACAGAAGAATGGGCTGATGGCACCACCAGGAGCTCCACCAGGAGCCACAACACATGGTGACAGGAGAATGGGCTGATGGCaccaccaggagctccaggagccCCACCAGGAGCTGGAAGACCACCATGGCAGGAGAATGGGCTGATGGCACCACCAGGAGCTCCACCGGTAGCTGGAACACCACCATGTCAGAAGAACGAACCGATGGCCccaccaggagctccaggagccCCACCAGGAGCTGGAACACCACCGTGGCAGGAGAATGAGCTGATGGTTCCACCAGGAGCTCCACCAGGAGCCACAACAGGAGCTGGAACGTCATGGTGACAGGAGAACAGGGTGATGGCACCACCAGGAGCTCCACCGGTAGCTGGACCACCACCGTGGCAGGAGAATGGGCTGATGGTaccaccaggagctccaggagccCCACCAGGAGCCACAACACGTGGTGACAGGAGAATGGGCTGATGGCaccaccaggagctccaggagctcCACCAGGAGCTGGAACACCACCGTGGCAGGAGAATGGGCTGATGGCACCACCAGGAGCTCCACCGGTAGCTGGAACACCACCATGGCAGAAGAACGAACTGATGGCCccaccaggagctccaggagccCCACCAGTAGCTGGAAGACCACCGTGGCAGGAGAAGAATGGGCTGATGGCACCACCAGGAGCTCCACCGGTAGCTGGAAGACCACCATGGTGGGAGAACGAACCGATggtcccaccaggagctccaggagccCCACCAGGAGCTCCAGCCATGGATCCGCATGGAAGCCGAGACGCTTCCGGGGCCGCTCCTTCGTGGCCAAACCACGGCGCGATCCCACCGGAGAGCGGGAGAAGGTCCTTTGGAGGCCACGAGGTGCTTCATGGCCACCATCCTCATCCCGGCGACGCCGCTCCTCCTCCGCCGCATTCCCCATCCCAACGCCGTCCGCGATATCACCGTGGGAAGAGGACAACGGCGCTCTCGGCGGCTCCTCCGGAGTCCCCATGGCCGCCGGACCCACCTTAGGGCTCCGTCTCCTCGGCGTCGGCACCGCGGTGCCGTTGGCGTCAGAGGCAGCCGGGACACGGCGCGGGTTTCTCGTCGTCGCCGGACGGCGGCTCCGGCGCTCGCAGGCCGCGTTTCTCCTCGAAGCTTCGCCCGCAGGCGCCGTATTTCCCCCacggcagcggcggcggcggcggcggtggtgCCTTCGGCAGCGGTTGCCGTTGGCTCACGCATTCGGCGCAGCAGCACTGCGGCGCAACGCTCGGCGCCTTCGGGCTCAGCGCTTCGCCGACGCATTTACactgcggcggcggcggcggcggcggcggcaccaagtgctgctcctcctccatcAACTGCAGGAGGAGATCGGCGGCGCCGCCGGGGCTGTCGGCGCGCGGTGGAATCTCCTCGCGGGAGCACGGGGCGAGCAGCGTCTCGTGGCGCTCCTTCGGCAGAGCGGCGGCGTCGCGGGGCGCCGCGCAGGGCCCTTCGCAGCagccggcggcggcggcggcagcggcggtGACGGTGTGCGTCCGGCGATGCCGGAGGAGATGAGCTTTTTGGCTGAAGCCTTTACCGCATTCGGCGCAGCGGAAGGGCCGTTCGCCGGTGTGGGTGCGTTGGTGAACGGCCAAGTTGACCTTTTGGCGGAAGCGTTTGCCGCACTCGGCGCAGGCGTGCGGGCGCTCCCCGCTGCCGCCGCTgccatggtggtggtggtggtggctttgCCGGTGGAGCTGCAGCTCGTTGGGCTCCTCGAAGCTCACACCGCACAGCGAACAGCCCAAAGGCGTCACCGTGGGGCTCATCGGCGCCGGTGCTGCCGCGGTGTGGCCGCGTTGGTGGCCGCGCAAGGCGAGTTTGCTCTTGAAGCGCTTGGGGCAATCGAGGCAGGCGAAGGGCTGCCGCCCGGCGTGGGTCTTCTGGTGGGCGATGAGGTTGGGTTTTTGGGCGAAGCGTTTGCCGCACTGGGCGCAGGCGAAGGGGCGCTCGCCGGTGTGCGTGCGGTAGTGCGTCACCAGGTTGCCCTTCTGGTTGAAGCGTCGGCCGCAGACGCCGCAGGCGAAAGGCCGTTCGCCGGTGTGGATGCGGTGGTGCGTCGCCAGGTTGGTCTTTAAGCTGAACCTTTTGCCGCAGACGTCGCAGCGGTACGGGCCGCGCCCGCCGTGGCTTTGCCGCTGCGGAAGCAAACGTTCCGCTTGAGCGAAGCTGCGGCCGCAATCCGGGCAGAGCCAGGCCCGACCGTCGCCGAGCTTCTCCGCGATACCTTTGGCGCATAACTCATCGCCGGAGCTCTTCTCGGCCTCGGCACCGCCGTAGGACTTCTGCCCCCCGTGGCTCTTCTGGTGCGCCACGAGGGAGAGCCATAACCCGAAGCTATTCCCGCATTGGTTACAGATGAAGGGTTTCTCCGCACTgggaggcggcggcggtggCGTCGCGGCGGCGTCGCCGAGGCCGGGTTGAACGCCGAGGTGACCCAAGAGGTGCTGAGGGGGACCGAAGGCTCCGACGCATCCTCCCGGCGCTTCGGCGCTGTGCTGTTGCGGTCGCAGCAAAGGAACCTTCTGGCAAAAACCATCGCCGCAATGACCGCAGGCGAAGCTCTGCTCGCTCAGAGGCGGCTGCGGCGGCGCCAGGAGCGTTTCCTTCACCGGAAAAGTCTTTTCCGGGCAGGAGTAGAGCTCTTGGCCTTCAGGGAGCTTCGGCACAGGCAGCGGCGCTATAGGCCCGAAGGAGGTATCCGGTTCGGCGGTGGTTTGGAGCAAAGCGGAAGCAGCGCCGTAAGGGATTGCGGCGGCCGTCGCGCGTGCCGGGCAGCGGCGTTGACGCGGGGCGTGAGTTTTTTGGTGGGCTTTGAGGGAGACTTTGTCCTTGAAGCATTTCTGGCACTGCCCGCAGGGGTAGGGCCGCAGGTCGGTGTGGGTGCTCTGGTGCGTCACCAGGTTGGTTTTTTGGGTGAAGCGTTTGCCGCATTGCGCGCAGGCGAAAGGCCGTTCGCCGGTGTGGACGCGGTAATGGGTGACCAAATTGGTCTTCTGGTTGAAGCTCCTGCCGCAAAGGAAGCAGCTGAAAGGCCGCTCGCCCGTATGGATCCGCCGGTGAGTGATGAGGTTGGGTTTTTGGCGGAAGCTCTTCCCGCACTCGGGGCAGACGAAGGGAGCGTCATCCTGGTAGGCCCTCGGTTGCGATCGCAGCTTGGCTTTGCCGGTAGCGCCGTCCTCTCGCTCGCCGCCCGCCGTCGCCTTCTCGCCGGCGGCGTGGATGCGCTGGTGGGCCAAGAGGTTGGCCTTTTGGCTGAAGCTTTTGCCGCACTGAGCGCACGGGAAAGGCCGCTCGCCCGTGTGGACGCGCCGGTGGGTCAAGAGGTTGGGCCGTTGGCTGAAGCTTTTGCCGCAGTCGCCGCAGCGGTACGGTTTTTCGCCCGTGTGGATCCTCTCGTGCGTGATGAGGCTTTGCTTTTGGCGGAAACCTTTGCCGCATTGGGCGCAACGGAAAGGGCCGGCGCTGAGTTGCGGCATCCAACATGGCATGCGCGGGGAGACCTGGGTGAGGGcggtggcggtggtggtggcggtggtggtggcTACGCCGTCTCTTTCCCGCTCCGGAATGCGTTGTCCACTGTGAAACCAAcggctggagctgctgccggAGCTGGGATAGAGCTCCAAGGAGCCGCCGGCGGCCGCTCCGGGCTTCTCCTCGGGCTGCTCGACTTTATTCCCTCGTCCCGGCTCGACTGGAGATGGAAAGGATTGGAGAGGTTAATTTTAGGCTTTCATGGAAAGGGGAGAACATCTCAAAGCGGAAGAGAGCCCTTAAGTTATTGCGGTTTATACCGTCCTAAAGGATCAGAAATCCCTCGCGGAGTCCGGTTCACCCCCGATTCGCCCAAGGCGGTGCTGGCGACAGCAAAACCAGGCCAAAACCGGCCAAAATCAGGCCCAAAATGGCCCAAGCCAGGCCAAGATGGCCAAAACCAGGCCAAAATCAGGTCAAAAATGGCTAAAACCAGGCCAAAATGGCCAAAACCAGGCCAAAAACGGATAAAACCAGGCCAAAATGGCCAAAACCAGGCCAAAAATGGACAAAACCAGGCCAAAAATGGACAAAACCAGCCAAAACCGGACAAAACCAGGCCCAAAACGGCCAAAACCAGGCCCAAAACAGCCAAAACCAGGCCAAAAACGGACAAAACCAGGCCCAAAATGGCCAAAACCAGGCCAAAAATGGCCCAAACCAGGCCAAAACCGGACAAAACCAGGCCAAAATTGGATAAAACCAGCCCAAAATTGGCCAAAATAAGTCCCTAAATGTCCAAAGCCAGGCCCAAAATGGCAAAAAATGGCCAAAATAAGTCCCTAAATGGCCAAAATCAGGCCCAAAATGGCCAAAATAAGTCCCTAAATGGCCAAAGCCTGGCCAAAATGGCCAAAACCAGGCCAAAACCAGCCAAAACCAGGCCCCAAATGGCCAAAGCCAGGCCAAAATGGCCAAAACCAGGCCAAAAATGGCCAAAAACGGACAAAACCAGGCCCAAAATGGCCAAAACCAGTCCAAAAACGGAGAAAACAAGGCCAGAAATGTCCAAAGCCAAGCCCAAAATGGCCCAAACCAGGCCAAAACCGGACAAAACCAGGCCAAAATTGGATAAAACCAGCCCAAAATTGGCCAAAACCAGGCAAAAAATGGCCAAAACCAGGCCAAAAATGGCCAAAGCCAGGCCCAAAATGGCCAAAATCAGGCCAAAATTGGCCAAAATAAGTCCCTAAATGGCCAAAGCCAGGCCAAAAATGGCCAAAGCCAGGGTCAAAATGGCCAAAACCAGGCCAAAAATGGACAAAACCAGCCCAAAATTGGCCAAAATAAGTCCCTAAATGTCCAAAGCCAGGCCCAAAATGGCAAAAAATTGCCAAAATAAGTTCCTTAATGGCCAAAACCAGGCCAAAATCAGGCCCAAAATGGCCAAAACCAGGCCAAAAATGGCCAAAGCCAGGCCAAAAATGGCCAAAACCAGGCCCAAAATGGCCAAAATAAGTCCCTAAATGGCCAAAGCCAGGCCAAAATGGCCAAAGCCAGGCCAAAATAGCCAAAATAAGTCCCTAAATGGCCAAAACCAGGCCCAAAATGGCCAAAATAAGTCCCTAAATGGCCAAAGCCAGGCCCAAAATGGCCAAAATAAGTCCCTAAATGGCCAAAGCCAGGCCCAAAATGGCCAAAACCACACCCCAAATAGCACAAACAGGTCCAGAATGGCAACAAAGTGAcccaaagcagctgcaaacaGGCCCGAAACAGGTGCAAACTGGCCCTAAACAGCCACAAACGGGCCCAGAACGGCCACAAACGGGCCCAGAACAGCCACAAACGGGCCCAGAACGGCCACAAACGGGCCCAGAACAGCCACAAACGGGCCCAGAACGGCCACAAACGGGCCCAGAACAGCCACAAACGGGCCCAGAACGGCCACAAACGGGCCCAGAACAGCCACAAACGGGCCCAGAATGGCCACAAACGGGCCCAGAACAGCCATAAACTGCTACAAAATAGCAGCGACGTGGCCCTAAAGAGCAGCAAAGTGGCCCAAAATTGCAGTAAATTGGCCCTAAATGGGCAAAAATTGGCCCCGAATAGCAGCAAATGGGCCCCGGACGGTAAACTGGGCCAAAACAACGGCGAACTGGGCCTAAACAGACACAACCCGGCCCAGAACGGCTCCAAATTTGCCCCAAATGGCAGCACTTAGGCCCAAAATGGGcacaaaacagctgaaaatggCACCAAACTGGTGCCACAAACCCAAAAGGCCCCCAAAGCCCACAAACTGGTGGTCAATTGGCCCTAAAAAGCCAAAACTCAGCCCAGAATGGCTATGAACTGACCCAAAAAGGCCAAAAATAGGCCTAAAAAGGCAGCAAACTGGAACAGGATAGGCGCAAAGTGGTCCGGAATGGGAGCAAAACGGCTCAAAATGAGAGTAAATTGGCCTTAAATGGCCACAAACTGGGCCAAACTGTCATAAACTGGCCCAGAATGGCCCAAAATggccacaaacgggtcccaaatggcaccaaagtggcccagaacggccacaaacgggtcccaaatggcaccaaagtggcccagaacggccacaaacgggtcccaaatggcaccaaagtggcccagaatggccacaaacgggtcccaaatggcaccaaagtggcccagaacggccacaaacgggtcccaaatggcaccaaagtggcccagaatggacacaaacgggtcccaaatggcaccaaagtggcccagaacgGCCACAAAGtggtcccaaatggcaccaaagtggcccagaacggccacaaacgggtcccaaatggcaccaaagtggcccagaacggccacaaacgggtcctgaatggcaccaaagtggcccagaatggccacaaacgggtcccaaatggcaccaaagtggcccagaatggacacaaacgggtcccaaatggcaccaaagtggcccagaacggccacaaacgggtcctgaatggcaccaaagtggcccagaacggccacaaacgggtcctgaatggcaccaaagtggcccagaatggccacaaacgggtcccaaatggcaccaaagtggcccagaatggccacaaacgggtcccaaatggcaccaaagtggcccagaatggccacaaacgggtcccaaatggcaccaaagtggcccagaacggccacaaacgggtcccaaatggcaccaaagtggcccagaatggccacaaacgggtcccaaatggcactAAAGTGGCCCAGAATggccacaaacgggtcccaaatggcaccaaagtggcccagaacggccacaaacgggtcccaaatggcaccaaagtggcccagaacggccacaaacgggtcccaaatggcaccaaagtggcccagaacgGACACAAACTGGgccaaatggcaccaaagtggcccagaacggccacaaacgggtcctgaatggcaccaaagtggcccaggacggccacaaacgggtcccaaatggcaccaaagtggcccagaacggccacaaacgggtcccaaatggcaccaaagtggcccagaacggccacaaacgggtcccaaatggcaccaaagtggcccagaacggccacaaacgggtcccaaatggcaccaaagtggcccagaatggccacaaacgggtcccaaatggcaccaaagtggcccagaatggccacaaacgggtcctaaatggcaccaaagtggcccagaacggccacaaacgggtcccaaatggcaccaaagtggcccagaatggccacaaacgggtcccaaatggcaccaaagtggcccagaagggccacaaacgggtcccaaatggcaccaaagtgaCCCGGAATggccacaaacgggtcccaaatggcaccaaagtggcccagaacggccacaaacgggtcccaaatggcaccaaagtggcccagaacggccacaaacgggtcccaaatggcatcaaagtggcccagaatggccacaaacgggtcccaaatggtaccaaagtggcccagaatggccacaaacgggtcccaaatggcaccaaagtggcccagaacggccacaaacgggtcccaaatggcaccaaagtggcccagaacgGACACAAACGGGTCCtaaatggcaccaaagtggcccagaatggacacaaacgggtcccaaatggcaccaaagtggcccagaacggccacaaacgggtcccaaatggcaccaaagtggcccagagTGGAcacaaacgggtcccaaatggcaccaaagtggcccagaatggacacaaacgggtcccaaatggcaccaaagtggcccaggACGGAcacaaacgggtcccaaatggcaccaaaaTGGCCCAGAATggccacaaacgggtcccaaatggcaccaaagtggcccagaacggccacaaacgggtcccaaatggcaccaaagtggcccagaacggccacaaacgggtcccaaatggcaccaaagtggcccagaacggccacaaacgggtcccaaatggcaccaaagtggcccagaatggccacaaacgggtcccaaatggcaccaaagtggcccagaatggccacaaacgggtcctaaatggcaccaaagtggcccagaatggccacaaacgggtcccaaatggcaccaaagtggcccagaatgGACACAAACGGGTCCtaaatggcaccaaagtggcccagaatgGCCACAAAGTGGTCcaaaatggcaccaaagtggcccagaatggacacaaacgggtcccaaatggcaccaaagtggcccagaatggacacaaacgggtcccaaatggcaccaaagtggcccacaaacgggtcccaaatggcaccaaagtggcccaggacggccacaaacgggtcccaaatggcaccaaagtggcccagaatggccacaaacgggtcccaaatggcaccaaagtggcccagaacggccacaaacgggtcccaaatggcaccaaagtggcccagaatggccacaaacgggtcccaaatggcaccaaagtggcccagaacagccacaaacgggtcccaaatggcaccaaagtggcctAGAATggccacaaacgggtcccaaatggcaccaaagtggcccagaagggccacaaacgggtcccaaatggcaccaaagtggcccagaatggacacaaacgggtcccaaatggcaccaaagtggcccagaatggccacaaacgggtcccaaatggcaccgAAGTGGCccacaaacgggtcccaaatggcaccaaagtggcccaggacggccacaaacgggtcccaaatggcaccaaagtggcccagaacggccacaaacgggtcccaaatggcaccaaagtggcccagaatggccacaaacgggtcccaaatggcaccaaagtggcccagaagggccacaaacgggtcccaaatggcaccaaagtggcccagaatggacacaaacgggtcccaaatggcaccaaagtaGCCCAGAATggccacaaacgggtcccaaatggcaccaaagtggcccagaacggccacaaacgggtcccaaatggcaccaaagtggcccagaatggccacaaacgggtcccaaatggcaccaaagtggcccagaatggccacaaacgggtcccaaatggcaccaaagtggcccagaacggccacaaacgggtcccaaatggcaccaaagtggcccaaAACAgccacaaacgggtcccaaatggcaccaaagtggcccagaatggccacaaacgggtcccaaatggcaccaaagtggcccagaatggccacaaacgggtcctaaatggcaccaaagtggcccagaacggccacaaacgggtcccaaatggcaccaaagtggcccagaatggccacaaacgggtcccaaatggcaccaaagtgaCCCGGAATggccacaaacgggtcccaaatggtaccaaagtggcccagaacggccacaaacgggtcccaaatggcaccaaagtggcccagaacggccacaaacgggtcccaaatggcaccaaagtggcccagaatggccacaaacgggtcccaaatggcaccaaagtggcccagaacggccacaaacgggtcccaaatggcaccaaagtggcccagaacggccacaaacgggtcccaaatggcaccaaagtggcccaggATGGACACAaaacgggtcccaaatggcaccaaagtggcccagaacggccacaaacgggtcccaaatggcaccaaagtggcccagaacggccacaaacgggtcccaaatggcaccaaagtggcccagaacggccacaaacgggtcccaaatggcaccaaagtggcccaggATGGAcacaaacgggtcccaaatggcaccaaagtggcccagaacggccacaaacgggtcccaaatggcaccaaagtggcccagaacggccacaaacgggtcccaaatggcaccaaagtggcccagaatggccacaaacgggtcccaaatggcaccaaagtggcccagaacggccacaaacgggtcccaaatggcaccaaagtggcccagaacggccacaaacgggtcccaaatggcaccaaagtggcccagaacggccacaaacgggtcccaaatggcaccaaagtggcccaggATGGAcacaaacgggtcccaaatggcaccaaagtggcccagaatggccacaaacgggtcccaaatggcaccaaagtggcccagaatggccacaaacgggtcccaaatggcaccaaagtggcccagaacagccacaaacgggtcccaaatagcaccaaagtggcccagaacggccacaaacgggtcccaaatggcaccaaagtggcccagaatggacacaaacgggtcccaaatggcaccaaagtggcccagaacagccacaaacgggtcccaaatggcaccaaagtggcccagaacggccacaaacgggtcccaaatggcaccaaagtggcccagaatggccacaaacgggtcccaaatggcaccaaagtggcccagaacgGCCACAcacgggtcccaaatggcaccaaagtggcccagaacgGCCACAAAGtggtcccaaatggcaccaaagtggcccagaatggccacaaacgggtcccaaatggcaccaaagtggcccagaacggccacaaacgggtcccaaatggcaccaaagtggcccagaacggccacaaacgggtcccaaatggcaccaaagtggcccagaatggccacaaacgggtcccaaatggcaccaaagtggcccagacggccacaaacgggtcccaaatggcaccaaagtggcccagaatgACCACAAAGtggtcccaaatggcaccaaagtggcccagaatggacacaaacgggtcccaaatggcaccaaagtggcccagaatggccacaaacgggtcccaaatggcaccaaagtggcccagaacggccacaaacgggtcccaaatggcaccaaagtggcccagaatggccacaaacgggtcccaaatggcaccaaagtggcccagaagGGCCACAAAtgggtcccaaatggcaccaaagtggcccagaatgACCACGAACTGTCCCAGGATGGTCTTTGGCCACAGGAACAACCCCTCCGGCCACGTCCGCTCTCCCACCGCCTCCGTCGGGCCGCGGGGGTAACTCACCCGCGCAGGGGCTGACGAGGCTCTTGCTGTCCTCCTGCATCCGTTGGCCGTCCGCGTACGGCTCCTCCGTCTGCTTAATCCCAAACAAACCGCCGGGCTTGAAGAACCTGTAGCCTACGGAGGAAGGCGAGAAGAGTTGGTCACCACCAACCACCACACCCGGCAACGCACACGCCCGGCA is part of the Cuculus canorus isolate bCucCan1 chromosome 2, bCucCan1.pri, whole genome shotgun sequence genome and harbors:
- the LOC104055025 gene encoding uncharacterized protein LOC104055025, with protein sequence MAAGGPQPHALNLLPYPRMNEEPRPGHDPGGVGAEIPTDPCTGYRFFKPGGLFGIKQTEEPYADGQRMQEDSKSLVSPCAVEPGRGNKVEQPEEKPGAAAGGSLELYPSSGSSSSRWFHSGQRIPERERDGVATTTATTTATALTQVSPRMPCWMPQLSAGPFRCAQCGKGFRQKQSLITHERIHTGEKPYRCGDCGKSFSQRPNLLTHRRVHTGERPFPCAQCGKSFSQKANLLAHQRIHAAGEKATAGGEREDGATGKAKLRSQPRAYQDDAPFVCPECGKSFRQKPNLITHRRIHTGERPFSCFLCGRSFNQKTNLVTHYRVHTGERPFACAQCGKRFTQKTNLVTHQSTHTDLRPYPCGQCQKCFKDKVSLKAHQKTHAPRQRRCPARATAAAIPYGAASALLQTTAEPDTSFGPIAPLPVPKLPEGQELYSCPEKTFPVKETLLAPPQPPLSEQSFACGHCGDGFCQKVPLLRPQQHSAEAPGGCVGAFGPPQHLLGHLGVQPGLGDAAATPPPPPPSAEKPFICNQCGNSFGLWLSLVAHQKSHGGQKSYGGAEAEKSSGDELCAKGIAEKLGDGRAWLCPDCGRSFAQAERLLPQRQSHGGRGPYRCDVCGKRFSLKTNLATHHRIHTGERPFACGVCGRRFNQKGNLVTHYRTHTGERPFACAQCGKRFAQKPNLIAHQKTHAGRQPFACLDCPKRFKSKLALRGHQRGHTAAAPAPMSPTVTPLGCSLCGVSFEEPNELQLHRQSHHHHHHGSGGSGERPHACAECGKRFRQKVNLAVHQRTHTGERPFRCAECGKGFSQKAHLLRHRRTHTVTAAAAAAAGCCEGPCAAPRDAAALPKERHETLLAPCSREEIPPRADSPGGAADLLLQLMEEEQHLVPPPPPPPPQCKCVGEALSPKAPSVAPQCCCAECVSQRQPLPKAPPPPPPPLPWGKYGACGRSFEEKRGLRAPEPPSGDDEKPAPCPGCLPPRAPLSSSHGDIADGVGMGNAAEEERRRRDEDGGHEAPRGLQRTFSRSPVGSRRGLATKERPRKRLGFHADPWLELLVGLLELLVGPSVRSPTMVVFQLPVELLVVPSAHSSPATVVFQLLVGLLELLVGPSVRSSAMVVFQLPVELLVVPSAHSPATVVFQLLVELLELLVLPVELLVVPSPCSPVTMTFQLLLWLLVELLVEPSAHSPATVVFQLLVGLLELLVGPSVRSSDMVVFQLPVELLVVPSAHSPAMVVFQLLLLVGLLELLVVPSGHSPAMVVFQLPPPRGGRWAVRAVTLRAGRAAAAAAAAVCRAGCRKPPPALPGVAMTELASPPVGEGPFSWSEEALGDEKALVIHSQTGDEEEKEFKCILCGERFGHQPGLARHQKHHAGARAFICAECGKAFSLKHNLLIHQRTHTGERPFRCGACGKAFSLKQNLLTHQRTHSGEKPFGCQRCGKRFRQQRFLLNHQRSHAERPPGDAEQAGGSGAENAQRNGGDAGGKSFGQKASLRIHRRSHGDAFDANERQRRDALT